A genomic window from Scomber scombrus chromosome 18, fScoSco1.1, whole genome shotgun sequence includes:
- the hapstr1a gene encoding UPF0472 protein C16orf72 homolog, which yields MEEKKEDGDSEIQEHGPEHWFSKWERQCLAEAEQREPSEEQADNDQEKLWHLFQNSATAVAQLYKDRVCHQQGLSLWVPFQNAATAVTNLYKESVEAHQRSFDRGIQIGHQRRNKDMLAWVKKRRRTIRREDLISFLCGKAPPHRTGRASTRLTMVAPSRANSPAETGSSVEADLQPFREAIALHGLSGAMASISVRSGAPGSPTHVSGSSSNGGGTGGGGSSGSGPVCRSRRNGLQDVDLNTFISEEMALHLDSTGSASAGGGGTRKRNSTQCSDVITDSPTHKRNRMI from the exons atggaggagaagaaagaagacggAGACTCGGAGATACAGGAACACGGACCCGAGCACTGGTTCTCAAAATGGGAGCGGCAGTGTTTGGCCGAAGCGGAGCAGAGGGAGCCGAGCGAGGAGCAGGCCGATAACGACCAGGAGAAACTGTGGCATCTGTTTCAGAACTCTGCCACTGCTGTGGCACAGTTATACAAAG ACAGAGTATGCCATCAGCAGGGCCTGTCATTGTGGGTGCCATTTCAGAATGCTGCTACAGCAGTTACCAACCTCTACAAAG AGAGTGTGGAGGCCCATCAGAGAAGCTTTGACCGGGGCATCCAGATAGGCCACCAACGCCGTAATAAG GATATGTTGGCTTGGGTGAAAAAGCGCAGGAGAACCATACGTAGGGAGGATCTTATCAGCTTTCTATGTGGGAAAGCGCCACCTCACAGGACTGGCAGGGCCAGCACCCGGCTGACCATGGTGGCCCCCAGCCGAGCTAATTCACCAGCTGAGACTGGCTCATCTGTGGAAGCAGACCTCCAGCCCTTCAGGGAGGCCATAGCACTGCATG gTCTGAGTGGAGCCATGGCGAGTATCAGTGTGCGCTCCGGTGCGCCGGGGTCCCCCACCCACGTGAGTGGAAGCAGTAGTAACGGAGGCGgcactggtggtggtggatcCTCCGGCTCAGGGCCGGTGTGCCGCAGCAGACGTAATGGGCTCCAAGACGTCGACCTGAACACTTTCATCTCAGAGGAGATGGCACTGCATCTGGACTCTACAGGCTCCGCCTCTGCCGGAGGAGGAGGAACCAGGAAACGAAACTCCACCCAGTGTAGTGACGTCATCACAGACTCCCCTACTCACAAACGCAACAGGATGATCTGA